TACTTCTTTATCTAACTCAAACCTGATAGATCTGATATGATTTCTAAACTCGGTTTCTTCGGGATTCAGATTACTTCTGGTCCATATTTCCTTTAAATCTATAACGGAGTTGTTTAATGCATTGACATATCCCAATACTTCGCTTTCAGTTTTATTGGCTAGTATTTTTGGCGATTTTACAGAGTTATCTATATAGTAAAGAACGAATATCACAAATACGCAAAAAACAAAACTTATAATGCCGCTTAAAATAACGAGCAGCATCTTCTTAGATGGCTGAGCTAAACCTGGCATAGCAGTTTGCACCAATTTCAATTTAATAGACAAACCATACTCCATATTACTTTGGTTGAACTTTTGCAGTATATCCAAATATTCGCGACTGGTTACGTCTACGTCTCTTTCCATAGATTGCACCACCGCTTCGTGGGGAACTAATTTATCAAACTGTTCATTCAGGTAATCAAGCTGTCTTTCTATTAAACCCAGGCTATAGCGAGACATATCTAACTGAATATCCAGATTTAATTTTTGTTGAATCAGTTCTTGTTTACTAACCAAAGGGTTATAGATATATTGATCTGTATATCTGTTTATTTGTCCGCTTAATATTCCTTTTAAAGAGTCTATTGACTCCTGATATTTAGGATCAAAGCCACTTTCTATATATAAATCATGAAGTGCTTTCAAATCCTGCTTTGTACCGATAATTCCTTGATTTACTTTTGTTAAAGTAGATTCAAGATAAGACCGCTCTTTAGGAGAAAATTTTCTGTCGATTTCATTTAGCGCTCCGGATTTGGAAGCGATGCCTTCTTTGACCTGTTGTATCCTATCTGTGTATACCAGTATTTGTGCATATAACTGGCTGGATTGTTCCTGTAGATTTAATACCCTATTTCTAATTTTATAGCTTCTTAAAGAGTCTATTTTTTTATCCATAGCCTCTTTTTTCTCCTGAACCAATTTACCAAGGAATGTTGTAGCATTCTTTTGGTTGGCTTTAACAAGCTGGGTATAGTAGTTTATAAATTCCTGACTGAGATTGTTAACTACAAATGCAGATAACTCCGGACTTTCGGAATCAAACTCTATATTGATAAAATCGCTATCACCTTGTCTGTAAACTCTCAATTTTCCTTTGAGCTCATCGGTATCATAATTCATGGATCTTAACAAATCATACAATTCGATTTGTTTTTTATCCCAAAGGTTCAAGCCTTCTGTTTTGGCATATTTAGTTTTGAATGTTTCTATTATTGTTTTTCTTTCACCAGCGGACAATTTACTAATGGTACTGCTTAATTCTCTAAAAGGCTTTTCCGCTGTTAAATCATGTATAATTAAAAGGTAAGACACCTGGTCGAGTATCTTTTTCATTTTCATGATTTCTATTAAGTTACTGAACTCTTGCGTAACCTGATTTGCTTTTTGACTATCGCTATTTGTTAAAAATGTTGTTTGTTGAGTTTCGTCGACAATACCTGTTGAAATTTGAGCCTGAGATATATACGAATCGGGAAGATTTCTCACCAAAAAGAAAGTAATGATGATGGTAAATATCGGAATTATAATTAACGTGTATTTGTGTTTTTTGATAAGCCTCGAAAAAATTGCTAATTCTTCCATTATTTAATATCCTCAAGTTTAACGGTAAGTAATTCTTCTAATTGGAATTTGGATGTTAGCAGATTAGCTTCTGCTGCAACCTTTGATTCTTTCACAGATGTTAAATATGTAGAAACATCGTTAAACTCTCTAAAAGATATTTCGCTTCTTTCGTATTTCGCTTTCATGTTTGTAAACGTCGATTCTGCATCTACAACACGTTGACTAACTAACTTAAGCGTTTGAAGATTTTGAACATAAATGGTATAACGCGTCTTTACCTCGGTTTCTAATTGCAAAGCATATTCGTCTCGTTCGGCTGTCGCTGCAACAATTTCAGAGCGGGCATTTTTAACCTGAAAAGGCTTTTTTACCAAAATAGACGCGGGCGAAAAATTCACATTTAAAAAGTAACCACTCAGAATGCTGGAATTTACACCATCTATATTATAAATATTAGTTCTATTGACGTAATTAAAAGATAAAGGATCAAACCAGGAAGCCTTTGCGATACTTAAATTATTATTGGCTACATTAATTCGGCTTTCAAAAACTTTATTCTTAGGGTAATTTTCTTTGGCTACCGCTATTAGCTTTTCCATATATAGATAGGAAAAATCTCCTAGAATATTATCCTGCGCTTTAAGCGAAGTTGAGATGGACGTAAGAAGATACAGAAACATAATTCCTGAAAAAGCTCTCTTCATATAACTTATTTTCCTTTTATAAGAATCCAAATATATCATATTTAGGTTTCAAAATATGCGAATATTATTCCCTTTTTGCTTTTAATGCAGGGTAAATACAATAAGCAATATCAAAATGAATTTAAATAATGCTTAAATGACTCATTAGTGAATAAATAAAAATTCAGGTGAATTTGAAGTTTATTCTTTACCTACGCTAAGAAACATAGAATTATATATTTTGTGTGTATAAAAGTGTAGACTTTTGTACTTTATTGGGAAAAATTTTACATTATTGTTCCTTGCAGCTGTACTTATTTGCAAACGATAGCATTCTTTTTTATGAATGGCTTCATTTTTGGATATAGGGCATTTGTATTTGATTAAAAAAGATATGTTTAAAGTTTTACGTTTCCTGTTATTTGTCGTAGCAACCTTTTCTGTCAATCTTGTTTTTTCGCAACTTCCGTATGAAGAGAACTTTAAAAACGCAACGGCTCCAGGTATAAAATTTGGTGGAGGCGATAATCCCGCTACTGAGGGATATGCTTTTTTGACCGCAAATAATGCAACGGGTTCATGGAATACAATGCCAATACCAGATGCTAATGGCGACGGATATCTTCGGCTAACAAATAATTTGACTTATCAAAAAGGATATATCTATAATGAAACAATTCGAATACCGTCTACAAATGGACTAAGAATTGAATTTGAATACTATACTTACAGCCCTCCGGGTACATTAGCTCCTAGAGGTGCAGATGGAATTTGCTTCTTTTTATTTGATGCAAGTGTACTTCCTAATTTCAAAATCGGTGGATTTGGCGGATCTTTAGGTTATGCACAATATAAAAAAGATGATTTGCTTACAGGTCCGGTACATGCAGCGGGGGTAACGGGCGGTTATATAGGAGTAGGCTTTGACGAATATGGTTATTTTGCCAGGGATGAGGAAGGAAGACAGCCTCAGGTTGGCGCGGGTAAACAACCTTCCCCGCAAAAAGGTGCGGTAGGTATCAGAGGAAAGGGTAATGGAGATGCTCTTGTTCCTGGAAATTATCCATTATTAACTTTTAAAAGAACAGATGAACTCTCAACACCATTTTCACTAGTTGGCGGTAATGGAAATTCCAGACAGCCAAATCCCTCGAATATAGGATACCGTAAGGCTGTTATTATTTTGGAACCAAGTACTAATGGTGGTTATTTCATCAGTGTAGATATATTGTTGGGGGGAGAAACTATACCTAGAAAGGTTATTGACAGATTTCATTACAAAGAATTAGCTCCCGAAATTTTGGGTTACGGTATTTCTTCATCAACAGGAAATAACGTAAATATCCACGAAATTAGAAATCTGAAAATCTCACTATATGATGATAAGCCTGTTGGTATTTCAGACGAAGCCAACACACTTACAAATGTTCCTGTTAATATTCCTGTAAAAGACAACGATCTATCTAAAACCAATACGATTGTTATACGAAATACTGAGCCTGCAAATGGAACTTATACCATAATTAATTCGGATACTGGAGTTAATTACGTTCCTAATCCCGGCTTTAGTGGAACGGATACATTTACATATAAATTATATGACACTGTTACCGGAAAAGAATCTAATCCAATAACGGTTACGGTTCATGTAAAACCGGTTGGTTCGCCAGATACTTATACAACACCTTTAAATACACCGCTTGCTGTAAATGTTAAAGATAACGATGCTTCTAAAAGCGGAACTACCGTTATTCCAAATACAAATCCTGTAAACGGAATTATTTCTATAGACCCCGTAACTAATATCGTAACTTATACACCTAATAATAACTTCGTTGGTTCGGACAGCTTCACTTATAAATTAAGAACTCCGGACGGATTGGAATCAGATCCAATAAACGTAACCATAAACGTCTTACCAAACAATCTAACTCCTGCTAAAATAGGTTTAGCAAAAGCTTTGATTGGTGTTGACAAACAAATAGACGGTAGTTTCATGCTGACTTACAGATTCACATTGGTAAATGCCGGGCAAATTGCTATTGCGGATTTAAGTTTAACCGATGATTTGTTAAGTGTTTTTACTGATGCAGATTTCTCTGTAAAATCTATAAAAACCGATGGAACTAGTTTGGTACCCAATTTAGCTTATGATGGCAGGACTGATAAGGAATTACTGAATGTTTCGAGTATGTTATTACCACTGTCAAAAGAGCATGTTAACATAGAAGTATTGGTTGCTTTAAATAAATCAAAAGGAACTTATGATAATACCGCCTATGTAAAGGGTAAATCGCAGGGAGACGGCACTGTTGTGGATGATGAATCAACCGATGGTTTAACTCCCGATCCTATTGTGATAGGTGATTTTTCTCCAAACAAAAAAACTCCCGTTACTTTGGAGAAAGGCAGTGTATTTATCCCTGAGGGGTTTTCGCCTAATAATGATGGTATTAATGACAGGTTTATAATACAAAATACCTCCGGGAAGGAACTTCATTTAGAGATTTATAACCGTTGGGGAAACGTTATTTATAAATCTAAGAATTACCAAAACGATTGGGATGGAAAATGTAATCAAGGGATTTATTTCGGAGAGGATGTTCCAAGCGGCACATATTATTACATTATAAGCATCGAGGGAGATAGAAAAGTTGGATTTATAACTATTAGCAGATAATAATGAGAAGATACAATATATATATTATAGCCAGTTTTCTGTTTGCTTCTGTTTGTCAGCAGGCAAGCGCTCAGCAAGACGCTATGTATTCGCAATACATGTTTAATACACTGGCTATAAACCCAGCTTATGCAGGTAGTAGAAATGTAGTCTCCGCAACTGCATTATATAGAAATCAATGGGTTGGTATAGCCGGTGCTCCGGAAACGGCAACTTTTTCCATAGACGCTCCACTTAATAACAAGAGAATGGGTTTAGGGTTTCAGGCGTATTCCGATAAAGCAGGGATTATCAAAAACAATGGAGCTTCGGCAAGTTATGCTTATCGTCTGAGGATGGATAAGGCAACACTTTCTTTTGGAATGCAAGGAGGAATAAGACAGTATAAAGCCGATTATACCTCTGTGAATTTAGATCAAAGCGGAACTACAATAGATCCGGCATTTGCAAATAATATAGATAAAGTTCTATTCGATATCAGTGCGGGATTGTATTATAATACTGATAGATTCTATCTTGGATTTTCTGCGATGGATCTATTGAAAAACAAATTTACAAACTATCAATCGCCTGGAATGAATCTGGGGAACAGAGAGGAGGTTCACATGTTTTTAGCTTCGGGTGTCGTTATTCCTCTGGATCAGGATTTCAAATTGAAACCTTCATTCCTTATCAAAGCCGTAAAAGGAGCGCCGATAGAAGGAGATATTAATGCAACATTATGGATTAAAGACATAATCGCGATAGGTGCACAGTATAGAACCAGTGCCGATTTAGCAGGAATGTTAGAACTTCAGGCCACGCCACAAATCAGGTTGGGGTATGCATATGATTACAGCACAACCGAACTGAGAAAATACAATTCCGGAAGTCACGAGATTATGCTGAGATATGAGTTCGGATTTAAGAAAGATAAATTTATATCACCTAGATACTTTTAAGCGTTTATAATGAAATACAAAATACTATCTATTATTGTTTTTACCTTAACTATGAACGTTTTATCAGCAGCAGAAAAGCCGAAGGAACGTGATATAAAAAGGGCAAAAGAAGCTTATCAATCATTAAGCTATATTCAGGCTATAAAATTATTGAAACCATTGGTAGAGAACGATACTTCTAATAATGAATTATTGGAAATGCTCGCTTATAGCTACAAAATGGTAAAAAATTACGACGAAACGTTAGAAGCTTATACAAAACTGTCTAAGCGAAGCAATGTAAAACCCGAATGGAAGCTTTATTATGCAGAAGCGTTGGCTAATAAGCAGCAATATGAAAAATCAGTATCGGTATATAGAGATTATCTAAAATCTGTTCCAAATGAAAAAAGAGCATCTTCTTTTGTAAATGCCAATTTAAAAGCTTTTGAAGAAAATAGGGGAGCCTGGAATATTGCTTTTACAAATATTAATACGCTTAGTGCTGATTATGCTCCAATGTATTATAAAGAGGGCTTATTGTTTTCTAGTAACAGAATGACATCTAGCACTACTAAACGTGTTTTTGCATGGGATAACACACCTTTCTCTGATCTTTATCGTGTAGAAAAATTAAAAGATATTAAACACCTGAACGCAGACAGTGTTTTATCAAACCTTACAGCGAAAGGAAATAAACCGTATAAATTTAATGACGACGATACGGAGCAAACAAGCAATGACAGCAAAGTGTTAGGTGTTTATCAGTCTTCTCTGGAAAGGGATAGCTTATTGCTTGGTTCTGCGAACTCATTAAAGGTACAGCGTGTGAAAGGCAAGGTTAATAGTAAATACCACGAAGGTTCTGTAGCCGTTTTTCCTGATGGAAGTATAATATTTACCAGAAATAATTTTTACAAAGGTTCTAAAAACCAAAGTAAAGAGGGGCTAAATAAACTAAAGATGTATACTGCTAATGCTGATTTTAGTAGTGTAAAAGAATTTCCGTATAATGATAATGAGTATTCGGTAGGCCATCCGGCCTTAAGCAAAGATGGAAATATTTTAATTTTTGCATCTGATATGCCGGGAGGATACGGAGGAACCGATTTGTACTATTCTGTTAAATCTGGGAATGGCCAATGGATCAGGCCGATTAATATGGGAAAAGGAATAAATACAGAAGGTGATGAGATGTTCCCTTTTCTGGATAGTGAAAATACATTGTATTTTTCTTCAACCGGATTTGCCGGTCTGGGTGGATTGGATGTTTTTGAGGTTAAGTTGAAAGACATGAAACCTCTGGGACAACCGAAAAACATGGGAATGCCAATTAATTCTCCAGAAGATGACTTCGCTTTGATAAAGGATTCTGAAGGAAAGCAGGGATTTTTTAGCTCTAACAGATCTGGAAACGACGATATTTACTCTTTTAAAAGAAGTACGCATAGGATCATATTAAAAGGTGTGGTTAAGGATGGCAGGTTAGGTATTGCATTACCCGGATCCAGAATTTTGTTGAGAACATTGGATGGTGTGGATACTTTGAGAGTAGGGCCAAAAGGAGTGTTCGAAAAAGAATTAGCGAAAGAAACCGACTATGAATTAACCGCTCAAAAGTTAGGATATGTTAGTCAGCAAGCTTTTACGACATCCGTTGGGATCAATAAGGATTCTACAATTCTATTAAATATCAATTTATTTAAAACGGAAAGCAATCAGCAATGGGTTATCAATAATTGCGATTCATTAAAACGCGTTTTTAATTTCGATAATATCTATTATGACCTAGACAGAGCAGAAATCAGACCGGATGCCAGACCCGCTTTGGATAAAATTGCATTGATTATGTTAACTCATCCGGAGGTGAGTATTATTACTTCCAGCCATTGCGATAGCAGAGCATCTAACGATTATAATAAACTGCTATCTATAAGAAGAGGTAACTCTGCTAAAGCTTATTTAGTTGCAAAAGGAGTGGCTGCAAACAGAATTAAAGTAGAGTATTATGGAAAAACCCGATTAACAAACCGTTGTTATGACGGCGTTCCATGCTCGGAAGAGGAACAGCAAATGAACAGGAGAACGGAATTTGAAGCTATTGTAAATGGCGTGAATTTATCGCAATTAGACTGTAACGAAGGCTTTTAATATATTAAATTCCAATAAGAGCATAAATCAGCAGATTTTGTATTAATCTGCTGATTTTTCTTTTTGTTAAAATTGGCTTTTAATTTGATAGGTATTTGTATGCAATTATAAAGCCTATGAAAAAGATATTTGCTATCAGTTTATTAATGATACTGGCTTTTACTATAAAAGCGCAGGTTAAATACGGTTTAAAAGCGGGAGTTAATTTTGCAACTGCAACTTTTAAGAACTATGATTTATCGATTTCACCGTCTAACCTTACAACGTTTCATATCGCCGGTTTTGTTGATATTCCCATAGACGGTATGTTCTCTTTCCAGCCCGGAGTTACTTATTTAGGCAAAGGATATAAATACGATCTGCCTAACGGCGATAGTAAAGGCGAGGTAGATTTATCATATATTGAAATTCCAATGAATGGAATAGCTTATTTCCCTACAAGATCAGGGCGGATTTTTGTTGGCGCAGGCCCTTATTTGGGATTTGGTATAAGCGGGAATATAGATGAAATTACTTCAGAAAGAGATCTTAAGTTTGGCAACGGTGTAAATGACGACGTCAATCCGATGGATATAGGCTTGAACTTTATGTTAGGATATCATCTAAATGGGGGACTTTTATTCAATGCCGGTTATGGCCTTGGGCTTAGCAATACCATTCCGAAAGACAAAAGAACCGATGATGCAAAAATCCACCATAAACAGTTCTTTTTATCTTTAGGCTATAGCTTTTAACCAGTTGGGTTTGATGCTTTGTTAAACTTGTAGTAAATAAATACCAGTGCTAAAATAAGTATGGCGCCCAGGCAAGCTGCTTTCCAGCCACCTAAAGTCCATAAGAAAATACCGAATGCCGATCCGCTTGCGGTTCCAATGAAACTTGCTGTCATAAAAACAGTGTTTAATCTATTTCTGGCTTCGGTACTTAAAGCGTAAATTCTTGTCTGATTACTTACATGTACAGATTGCTGACCAATTTCCAGAACGATTATCCCTAATATGAAGGCAATCAATATACCTCCAAAAAAATAGAAGATCAGCATACTGAAAATTAATATCAATATCCCGTAGCCCACAACCACTCTGGAATTAGATTTATCTGATAACCTACCCACGATAGGAGCTAGCATTGCTCCTGTAGCACCCACTAAACCAAACAACCCTATTTTTTCACTGGTATATTGATAAGCCTCGGACCCCAGATATAAGACCATAGTTGTCCAAAATATACCGAATGTAGCAAACACAACGAAGTTAATCAGTGAGGCTTCTCTTAAAACTGCATACTTGTAGGTTATTTCTTTTAAAGACTTTAAAAGATCTAAATAAGTTCCGGTATAGCTAACCTCACTTTTAGGAAATCGGAAACTGATTATTATGGTCAATACAGCACAAATTAAGCTTGCAACCCAAAACATAGATCTCCAACCGAAGAATTCTCCTACAAAACCGCTTAAAGTTCTTGATAGTAAAATACCAATTAAAAGACCGCTCATAACGATGCCTACTAATTTGCCTCTTTCCTGAGGTTTTGATAATGCAGCAACCATAGGAAGGATAAGCTGAGGTGAGACCGAGCTAAAGCCAATGCCAAAACAGGCTATTTGCAAAAGCCAGAATTTGTTACTGACAGCTGCCAGTACAAGAAATAAGCATGAAGCGGCTGTAACCAGAATTATCTGCTTTTTTCTTTCGTATTTATCTCCTAGCGGAACCAATAATAGTAATCCCGCTGCATAACCAAATTGTGTAAGGTATATAGTTTTTCCTGCTACGCTTTCGGTGATATTAAATTCTACGGCGATTAGATGGATTAAAGGCTGACAATAATATAAATTGGCAACAATCAAACCTGTAGCCAAAGCCATTATAGAAATATCCGACTTCTTTAATAAACTGCTATTAGACATAAATTAATTAGATACTTATAAATAG
This genomic interval from Pseudopedobacter saltans DSM 12145 contains the following:
- a CDS encoding LPS biosynthesis protein — translated: MEELAIFSRLIKKHKYTLIIIPIFTIIITFFLVRNLPDSYISQAQISTGIVDETQQTTFLTNSDSQKANQVTQEFSNLIEIMKMKKILDQVSYLLIIHDLTAEKPFRELSSTISKLSAGERKTIIETFKTKYAKTEGLNLWDKKQIELYDLLRSMNYDTDELKGKLRVYRQGDSDFINIEFDSESPELSAFVVNNLSQEFINYYTQLVKANQKNATTFLGKLVQEKKEAMDKKIDSLRSYKIRNRVLNLQEQSSQLYAQILVYTDRIQQVKEGIASKSGALNEIDRKFSPKERSYLESTLTKVNQGIIGTKQDLKALHDLYIESGFDPKYQESIDSLKGILSGQINRYTDQYIYNPLVSKQELIQQKLNLDIQLDMSRYSLGLIERQLDYLNEQFDKLVPHEAVVQSMERDVDVTSREYLDILQKFNQSNMEYGLSIKLKLVQTAMPGLAQPSKKMLLVILSGIISFVFCVFVIFVLYYIDNSVKSPKILANKTESEVLGYVNALNNSVIDLKEIWTRSNLNPEETEFRNHIRSIRFELDKEVKDKTIVITSVNRSEGKTLLALNLAFAWNMTNKKVLLIDSNFSHGDITEKIKPAAYLEDYLTGKVGNEVFKGQPLEVLGNYGDDTSLLEIAAENQIKQKIEALKGVFDIIIIETVELTKLNQATEWLLFSSNVIGVFEADRNISEAKKQYTDYLNGLGTQFKGWVLNKLPKEYISKV
- a CDS encoding TolC family protein, which encodes MKRAFSGIMFLYLLTSISTSLKAQDNILGDFSYLYMEKLIAVAKENYPKNKVFESRINVANNNLSIAKASWFDPLSFNYVNRTNIYNIDGVNSSILSGYFLNVNFSPASILVKKPFQVKNARSEIVAATAERDEYALQLETEVKTRYTIYVQNLQTLKLVSQRVVDAESTFTNMKAKYERSEISFREFNDVSTYLTSVKESKVAAEANLLTSKFQLEELLTVKLEDIK
- a CDS encoding T9SS type B sorting domain-containing protein, encoding MFKVLRFLLFVVATFSVNLVFSQLPYEENFKNATAPGIKFGGGDNPATEGYAFLTANNATGSWNTMPIPDANGDGYLRLTNNLTYQKGYIYNETIRIPSTNGLRIEFEYYTYSPPGTLAPRGADGICFFLFDASVLPNFKIGGFGGSLGYAQYKKDDLLTGPVHAAGVTGGYIGVGFDEYGYFARDEEGRQPQVGAGKQPSPQKGAVGIRGKGNGDALVPGNYPLLTFKRTDELSTPFSLVGGNGNSRQPNPSNIGYRKAVIILEPSTNGGYFISVDILLGGETIPRKVIDRFHYKELAPEILGYGISSSTGNNVNIHEIRNLKISLYDDKPVGISDEANTLTNVPVNIPVKDNDLSKTNTIVIRNTEPANGTYTIINSDTGVNYVPNPGFSGTDTFTYKLYDTVTGKESNPITVTVHVKPVGSPDTYTTPLNTPLAVNVKDNDASKSGTTVIPNTNPVNGIISIDPVTNIVTYTPNNNFVGSDSFTYKLRTPDGLESDPINVTINVLPNNLTPAKIGLAKALIGVDKQIDGSFMLTYRFTLVNAGQIAIADLSLTDDLLSVFTDADFSVKSIKTDGTSLVPNLAYDGRTDKELLNVSSMLLPLSKEHVNIEVLVALNKSKGTYDNTAYVKGKSQGDGTVVDDESTDGLTPDPIVIGDFSPNKKTPVTLEKGSVFIPEGFSPNNDGINDRFIIQNTSGKELHLEIYNRWGNVIYKSKNYQNDWDGKCNQGIYFGEDVPSGTYYYIISIEGDRKVGFITISR
- a CDS encoding PorP/SprF family type IX secretion system membrane protein; translation: MRRYNIYIIASFLFASVCQQASAQQDAMYSQYMFNTLAINPAYAGSRNVVSATALYRNQWVGIAGAPETATFSIDAPLNNKRMGLGFQAYSDKAGIIKNNGASASYAYRLRMDKATLSFGMQGGIRQYKADYTSVNLDQSGTTIDPAFANNIDKVLFDISAGLYYNTDRFYLGFSAMDLLKNKFTNYQSPGMNLGNREEVHMFLASGVVIPLDQDFKLKPSFLIKAVKGAPIEGDINATLWIKDIIAIGAQYRTSADLAGMLELQATPQIRLGYAYDYSTTELRKYNSGSHEIMLRYEFGFKKDKFISPRYF
- a CDS encoding OmpA family protein; its protein translation is MKYKILSIIVFTLTMNVLSAAEKPKERDIKRAKEAYQSLSYIQAIKLLKPLVENDTSNNELLEMLAYSYKMVKNYDETLEAYTKLSKRSNVKPEWKLYYAEALANKQQYEKSVSVYRDYLKSVPNEKRASSFVNANLKAFEENRGAWNIAFTNINTLSADYAPMYYKEGLLFSSNRMTSSTTKRVFAWDNTPFSDLYRVEKLKDIKHLNADSVLSNLTAKGNKPYKFNDDDTEQTSNDSKVLGVYQSSLERDSLLLGSANSLKVQRVKGKVNSKYHEGSVAVFPDGSIIFTRNNFYKGSKNQSKEGLNKLKMYTANADFSSVKEFPYNDNEYSVGHPALSKDGNILIFASDMPGGYGGTDLYYSVKSGNGQWIRPINMGKGINTEGDEMFPFLDSENTLYFSSTGFAGLGGLDVFEVKLKDMKPLGQPKNMGMPINSPEDDFALIKDSEGKQGFFSSNRSGNDDIYSFKRSTHRIILKGVVKDGRLGIALPGSRILLRTLDGVDTLRVGPKGVFEKELAKETDYELTAQKLGYVSQQAFTTSVGINKDSTILLNINLFKTESNQQWVINNCDSLKRVFNFDNIYYDLDRAEIRPDARPALDKIALIMLTHPEVSIITSSHCDSRASNDYNKLLSIRRGNSAKAYLVAKGVAANRIKVEYYGKTRLTNRCYDGVPCSEEEQQMNRRTEFEAIVNGVNLSQLDCNEGF
- a CDS encoding porin family protein yields the protein MKKIFAISLLMILAFTIKAQVKYGLKAGVNFATATFKNYDLSISPSNLTTFHIAGFVDIPIDGMFSFQPGVTYLGKGYKYDLPNGDSKGEVDLSYIEIPMNGIAYFPTRSGRIFVGAGPYLGFGISGNIDEITSERDLKFGNGVNDDVNPMDIGLNFMLGYHLNGGLLFNAGYGLGLSNTIPKDKRTDDAKIHHKQFFLSLGYSF
- a CDS encoding MFS transporter gives rise to the protein MSNSSLLKKSDISIMALATGLIVANLYYCQPLIHLIAVEFNITESVAGKTIYLTQFGYAAGLLLLVPLGDKYERKKQIILVTAASCLFLVLAAVSNKFWLLQIACFGIGFSSVSPQLILPMVAALSKPQERGKLVGIVMSGLLIGILLSRTLSGFVGEFFGWRSMFWVASLICAVLTIIISFRFPKSEVSYTGTYLDLLKSLKEITYKYAVLREASLINFVVFATFGIFWTTMVLYLGSEAYQYTSEKIGLFGLVGATGAMLAPIVGRLSDKSNSRVVVGYGILILIFSMLIFYFFGGILIAFILGIIVLEIGQQSVHVSNQTRIYALSTEARNRLNTVFMTASFIGTASGSAFGIFLWTLGGWKAACLGAILILALVFIYYKFNKASNPTG